Proteins encoded within one genomic window of Cytophagales bacterium:
- a CDS encoding helix-turn-helix domain-containing protein gives MKLYIKYMVSLRCKLMVKEELRKLGLKYVSVELGVVEIMEDISNEQKDLLKANLLVSGLELLEDSRSILIEKIKNVIIEMIHYSDEVPKVNYSDHISEKLGYDYTYLANTFSEVKGITIQQFIILHKVERVKELLIYDELTLSEIAYKLHYSSGAHLSTQFKKITGLTPTYYKQLKEKRKSNLEDL, from the coding sequence ATGAAGTTGTATATCAAGTACATGGTGAGCCTGAGGTGCAAACTGATGGTGAAAGAGGAACTAAGAAAACTGGGTCTGAAGTATGTTTCAGTAGAGCTCGGAGTTGTCGAAATCATGGAGGATATTTCCAACGAACAGAAAGACCTGCTCAAAGCAAACCTTTTGGTATCAGGCCTGGAGCTATTGGAAGACAGCAGAAGTATCTTGATAGAGAAGATCAAGAATGTGATCATTGAAATGATCCACTATTCAGATGAAGTACCCAAAGTAAATTACTCGGATCACATCAGTGAAAAACTAGGGTATGATTACACCTATCTGGCCAACACTTTTTCGGAGGTAAAGGGAATTACCATACAACAATTCATTATCCTTCACAAAGTAGAAAGAGTTAAAGAGCTGCTGATCTATGACGAGCTAACACTCTCAGAAATTGCCTACAAGCTCCACTACAGCAGCGGAGCACACTTATCCACCCAATTCAAAAAAATCACTGGCCTAACACCAACTTACTATAAGCAGCTGAAAGAAAAGAGAAAGAGCAACCTTGAGGATTTATAA
- a CDS encoding N(5)-(carboxyethyl)ornithine synthase has protein sequence MSKFGVVGTSQKEDERRYPIHPDHLSRLPLPIREQLIFEKGYGKPFNRDDEEMAALSGGIASRSELLQDLGSVIIAKPVLADLEELKEEGVIWGYPHCAQQRAITQAAIDRKLTLIAFEDMFVWSPTGLKGRHTFYKNNEMAGYCAVLHAMQLKGIDGHYGNQRKVIIFSFGAVSRGAIYALKAHGFRDITICVQRPDHEVREEILDVHYVRIRKGAQDEARMMVVEHDGSTRPLNDLISESEIIINGTFQDPNRPLDFVTFEEKSCLKKGSLIIDVSCDEGMGFYFAKPTTFKQPMFSVDDVDYYAVDHTPSYLWESATRSISAALIVHLPTVIAGKMEWKNNATIQNAINVDQGVIQKEEILEFQNRVSEYPHATRMTIT, from the coding sequence ATGAGTAAATTCGGAGTAGTAGGCACGTCACAAAAAGAAGATGAACGCAGGTACCCCATTCATCCCGACCATTTGTCCAGGCTACCGCTACCCATCAGAGAGCAATTGATCTTTGAAAAAGGATACGGCAAGCCGTTCAATAGGGATGACGAAGAAATGGCAGCGCTCTCTGGGGGCATCGCATCGAGAAGTGAGCTATTGCAAGATCTTGGTTCCGTGATCATTGCAAAACCGGTCCTGGCCGATCTGGAGGAATTGAAGGAAGAAGGAGTGATTTGGGGCTATCCACACTGTGCGCAACAACGCGCCATAACGCAGGCGGCAATCGATCGCAAATTGACCCTCATTGCATTCGAAGACATGTTTGTTTGGTCCCCGACGGGACTCAAAGGACGGCATACGTTCTACAAGAACAATGAAATGGCTGGTTACTGCGCCGTTCTACATGCCATGCAATTGAAAGGCATTGATGGCCACTACGGGAACCAACGAAAAGTAATCATTTTCAGTTTTGGGGCGGTAAGCAGAGGAGCCATTTACGCCCTGAAAGCCCATGGTTTCAGAGATATTACCATTTGTGTACAAAGGCCTGACCATGAAGTAAGGGAAGAAATACTTGACGTGCATTATGTACGTATCAGAAAAGGAGCACAGGATGAGGCAAGAATGATGGTCGTCGAACATGATGGATCAACCAGACCGCTCAATGACCTGATAAGCGAATCCGAAATCATCATCAATGGAACTTTTCAAGACCCCAACAGACCGCTGGACTTTGTCACCTTTGAAGAAAAGTCCTGTCTAAAAAAGGGAAGTTTGATCATCGACGTAAGCTGTGATGAAGGAATGGGATTTTACTTTGCTAAACCCACCACCTTTAAACAACCCATGTTTTCTGTAGATGATGTGGACTATTATGCGGTAGACCATACGCCAAGTTACCTATGGGAAAGTGCAACCAGATCTATCTCTGCAGCACTGATCGTTCACCTGCCTACAGTAATTGCAGGCAAAATGGAATGGAAGAATAATGCCACCATTCAAAACGCCATTAATGTTGATCAGGGTGTAATTCAAAAGGAAGAAATCCTTGAATTTCAGAATCGAGTATCGGAATACCCCCATGCTACAAGAATGACCATCACCTAA
- a CDS encoding NYN domain-containing protein, translating to MSQNINMAVLIDGDNIPSAHVKEMMEEITKYGNPTIKRIYGDWTRPGLNKWKNLLLENAITPIQQYAYTSGKNATDSAMIIDAMDILYSGKVNGFCLVSSDSDFTKLATRLREAGMLVLGIGEKKTPDPFIVACDKFVYIEILRSQPDDKSAKKEKGKSDIEKISNRDIQLIQSTIRDLSDEEGWAFLGDVGSRIQKKRPNFDSRNYGFEKLTPLIQSIGKFEVEQREASKSKHRLIYVRNKKR from the coding sequence ATGAGTCAAAACATAAACATGGCCGTCCTCATAGATGGTGATAACATCCCCTCTGCCCATGTAAAAGAAATGATGGAGGAAATCACCAAGTATGGTAATCCTACGATCAAAAGGATATATGGCGATTGGACCCGTCCTGGTTTGAACAAATGGAAAAACCTGCTACTTGAAAATGCGATTACGCCCATTCAGCAATATGCCTATACGAGCGGAAAGAATGCCACCGACTCGGCGATGATCATTGATGCGATGGACATTCTGTACAGTGGCAAGGTGAATGGCTTCTGTCTGGTCTCCAGCGATAGTGACTTCACGAAATTGGCCACTCGGCTCAGAGAGGCGGGCATGTTGGTCCTTGGCATTGGTGAGAAAAAGACACCTGATCCTTTTATTGTAGCCTGTGACAAGTTTGTATACATCGAAATCCTGAGAAGTCAACCCGATGATAAGTCTGCCAAGAAAGAAAAGGGGAAATCAGATATAGAGAAGATCAGCAATCGTGACATCCAATTGATCCAGTCTACTATCCGGGATCTATCCGATGAAGAGGGCTGGGCTTTTCTTGGTGACGTTGGAAGCCGGATCCAAAAGAAACGGCCAAACTTCGATTCCAGGAATTATGGGTTTGAAAAGCTGACCCCATTGATTCAGTCCATTGGTAAGTTCGAAGTGGAGCAAAGGGAAGCTTCTAAGAGTAAACACAGACTGATCTACGTTAGGAACAAGAAGAGGTAG
- a CDS encoding cold shock domain-containing protein, translating to MMAYVDDNGNLIDTPPEEKDDTMEIDASQIEVSIPKSAAVDVDAERRGTVKFYNEEKGFGFIVQQGVLDQYFVHGSNVDGTIFDNDKVRFKIEKGEKGYNAIEVKKI from the coding sequence ATGATGGCCTATGTAGATGATAATGGCAATCTGATTGATACTCCACCGGAAGAAAAAGATGACACCATGGAGATCGATGCTTCGCAAATTGAAGTGAGCATTCCTAAATCAGCGGCAGTAGATGTCGACGCAGAAAGACGCGGAACTGTCAAATTCTACAATGAAGAAAAGGGGTTTGGTTTTATTGTTCAGCAAGGCGTTCTAGATCAATATTTTGTTCATGGGTCCAATGTTGATGGTACGATCTTCGACAATGATAAAGTCCGATTCAAAATTGAAAAAGGTGAAAAAGGATACAATGCCATCGAGGTGAAGAAAATTTGA